One genomic segment of Drosophila melanogaster chromosome 3R includes these proteins:
- the CG10029 gene encoding uncharacterized protein produces the protein MKVVGSLHILYSLAILVSLHSLVAGNSSVVAVTHENLQGIIDSNELVLLSFYTDWCRFSQILQPIFEEAAAKVIQKFPENGRVILGKVNCDTEDILADQFDILKYPTIKIVRNGLIGNQEYRGQRSVEALFQFVEKELSDPIKEFHNIDDLKNVDVGYGIVIGYFISKDHAEYDNYRRVASLLRNDCRFLVGFGDLTKDLRPPGKNALIFRGDPSIPNHKNQYSEYLGNMTSFKELTFWIDKTCVPLVREVTFDNAEELSEEGLPFVLLFYNKDDLSPIQEFKNAIQSQMENETRVIFLTAEGEVFKHPLFHLGKSPSDLPVIAIDSFMHMYLFPRFQDIYDPGALKKFIDDLFSGALHYNYHVAQQAKEDLESIIDPTEDLPVVHESKFKDLKPSKHRYTLVNRTRDEL, from the exons ATGAAAGTGGTCGGCAGTTTGCATATCCTCTATTCGCTGGCGATCCTAGTATCCCTACATTCTCTCGTCGCGGGAAACTCTTCGGTGGTGGCGGTGACCCACGAAAACTTGCAAGGAATAATCGATTCTAATGAGTTGGTTCTGCTTAGTTTTTACACGGATTGGTGCCGTTTTAGCCAGATTTTGCAGCCCATTTTTGAGGAGGCGGCGGCGAAGGTTATACAGAAATTCCCTGAAAACGGCCGTGTGATCCTGGGAAAAGTAAACTGCGACACTGAAGATATATTGGCCGATCAGTTTGACATACTTAAGTACCCAACGATAAAGATCGTCAGGAATGGATTGATTGGCAATCAGGAATACCGTGGCCAGAGATCGGTGGAGGCCCTTTTCCAGTTCGTGGAAAAGGAGCTATCAGATCCAATCAAAGAGTTCCATAACATTGATGACCTTAAAAACGTGGATGTTGGGTATGGAATAGTCATTGGTTATTTCATTTCCAAGGATCATGCTGAGTATGATAACTATCGCAGGGTAGCGAGCCTTTTGCGCAACGATTGTAG GTTCCTTGTGGGCTTTGGTGACTTGACTAAGGACCTCCGACCGCCAGGAAAGAACGCGTTGATCTTCCGAGGCGATCCATCGATTCCGAATCACAAAAACCAGTACAGTGAGTACTTGGGCAACATGACCAGCTTTAAAGAACTAACCTTTTGGATCGATAAGACGTGTGTGCCCCTGGTGCGAGAGGTCACCTTCGATAATGCAGAGGAACTATCGGAGGAAGGATTACCATTTGTATTGCTATTTTACAACAAGGACGATCTAAGTCCCATCCAGGAGTTCAAGAACGCAATTCAAAGCCAGATGGAAAATGAGACGAGGGTTATTTTCCTGACTGCCGAAGGAGAAGTCTTTAAGCACCCACTTTTCCATTTGGGAAAGTCCCCGAGTGATTTGCCAGTGATCGCAATCGATTCCTTCATGCACATGTACCTATTTCCACGCTTCCAGGACATTTACGATCCAGGTGCCCTCAAAAAGTTCATTGATGACCTGTTCAGCGGTGCACTGCATTATAATTACCATGTGGCCCAGCAGGCTAAGGAAGATTTGGAGTCCATTATCGATCCAACTGAAGACCTGCCAGTCGTTCACGAGTCCAAGTTTAAGGACCTCAAGCCATCCAAGCACCGTTACACGTTGGTCAACCGCACAAGGGACGAGCTATAA
- the CG31496 gene encoding uncharacterized protein, translating into MANCNLVKVFLLVTLLGLSLMPFCQAHPKRGRKRAFGVGLLGGALAGAVIGNVVAKSQQAPAAAPAAPVAVVHHHYPPGAPAAPAPASQPDPKKMTVIETGTPDANGCYTQTIREPNPSNPKSYTETQHLICPTLQQANQPAPAIAPSIAQVPVMPQPSPVFPAVSPAAAPANVAPAPAAPVAPAAPAAPVVPVAPAAPSVVPVAPVAPVVVHPAAPILVHPAPVPVAAPAPAPIAPAVQQNPGQPQVILLSKKTVYYPKKRSSAPTLNTPQGVLAMLVIFYSIKAFTL; encoded by the exons ATGGCTAATTGCAATCTGGTTAAAGTATTTCTGTTGGTAACATTACTCGGCCTAAGTCTTATGCCATTTTGCCAGGCACATCCAAAACGCGGTCGTAAGCGTGCCTTTG GTGTGGGTCTTTTGGGTGGAGCTTTAGCTGGCGCTGTCATTGGCAACGTTGTGGCCAAGTCTCAACAGGCTCCCGCTgccgctcctgctgctccgGTAGCCGTAGTGCATCACCACTATCCGCCAGGTGCTCCTGCAGCACCTGCTCCGGCATCCCAGCCAGATCCCAAAAAGATGACTGTCATCGAAACTGGCACACCCGATGCCAACGGATGCTACACGCAAACTATTCGGGAACCCAATCCCAGCAATCCAAAGTCCTATACGGAGACACAGCACCTGATCTGTCCCACGCTGCAGCAGGCCAACCAGCCTGCACCAGCAATCGCTCCAAGTATTGCCCAGGTTCCTGTGATGCCGCAGCCCTCACCAGTTTTCCCTGCGGTAtctccagctgctgctccggCCAATGttgctccagctcctgctgctcctgttgctCCGGCTGCCCCAGCTGCCCCTGTGGTGCCTGTCGCTCCAGCTGCCCCTTCTGTTGTTCCTGTCGCTCCTGTCGCCCCTGTAGTGGTTCATCCTGCTGCCCCCATACTCGTCCATCCTGCTCCAGTTCCAGTGGCAGCTCCAGCTCCGGCCCCGATTGCTCCCGCAGTTCAGCAAAATCCTGGTCAGCCACAGGTTATCCTACTCTCAAAGAAAACCGTTTATTATCCCAAAAAGCGATCATCTGCACCCACACTGAATACTCCGCAGGGAGTGCTAGCCATGCTAGTGATTTTCTACTCAATCAAGGCTTTTACACTttaa
- the nxf4 gene encoding nuclear export factor 4 translates to MFATPRNNSSEGPLCHSTPRSVKGDFKFESKNGARLPRSIYGWYRVLIYSTDRRLTFNRVLRRIRCILTPLKINPRYKHTGGEQDTAEDSWALFTFFVDSYDVASALFRRGWVDNQIWLKVSDRMPKIWINSILRLHLTMVLLDRYDPVERSLDLTLFYKDKALCGEFFALAESNCMSTVLGIVDREMPELERLILDGNHLTNLWVFRKVERRFPRLHSISLKHNDIENIYSLRNLQFLPLAELNLLDNPLPAGYEKEVLDIWPSLQVLNKIQVTPDPAMMQLVERVLQHTGTKREFFRFF, encoded by the coding sequence ATGTTTGCTACACCTAGAAATAACTCCAGTGAAGGTCCTTTGTGCCACTCCACACCAAGATCCGTGAAAGGCGACTTCAAATTCGAGTCCAAGAATGGAGCGAGGCTGCCCAGGAGTATCTATGGATGGTATCGGGTCCTCATATATAGCACAGATCGTCGGTTAACATTCAATCGAGTGCTGCGGCGTATTCGCTGCATTCTGACCCCGTTGAAGATAAATCCCCGTTATAAGCACACAGGCGGGGAACAGGATACGGCTGAGGACTCCTGGGCCCTCTTCACGTTCTTCGTGGACAGTTACGACGTTGCGAGTGCTTTGTTCCGCCGCGGATGGGTGGATAATCAAATCTGGTTAAAGGTCAGTGACCGAATGCCTAAGATCTGGATCAACTCAATCTTAAGGTTGCATTTGACAATGGTGCTATTGGATAGATATGATCCAGTAGAACGCAGCCTCGATCTTACGCTATTTTACAAAGATAAGGCCTTGTGTGGTGAATTCTTCGCCCTCGCGGAATCCAACTGTATGAGCACGGTGCTCGGTATTGTGGACAGGGAAATGCCGGAGCTGGAACGTCTAATTTTGGATGGGAATCATCTGACAAATCTGTGGGTCTTCAGAAAAGTGGAGCGGCGCTTTCCACGACTTCATAGCATATCCTTGAAACACAACGATATCGAGAATATCTATTCATTGCGGAACTTACAGTTTCTTCCCCTAGCCGAACTGAACCTCCTGGACAATCCTTTGCCCGCCGGTTACGAAAAGGAAGTGCTAGATATTTGGCCAAGTCTGCAGGTGCTCAACAAAATTCAAGTGACTCCC